The following are encoded together in the Amyelois transitella isolate CPQ chromosome 6, ilAmyTran1.1, whole genome shotgun sequence genome:
- the LOC106131115 gene encoding exosome complex component RRP43 → MSEIYKLIHPVKYFNDYLSRNIRPDGRKFSEQRNIKLNVNSLKTADASAVVKCGNTTIVCGIKLELATPKAEQPDQGFIVTNVELPPLCSSKYKPGPPSDYAQVTSYLVSDIMVNSKCVDLKDLCITSDKLAWVLYCDMVCLDNDGSLVDACIIALMASLKTVTLPSVTYNDETEDIKIDTNVRKPLKVHGLPVASSFAVYKLLQDEVLLVDPSSYEEEMCGGIGSNFIVCCNNGLLCGTQKFGGSDLSTECQEKALKIAKDRASLVEEVIDTCLKHELEIK, encoded by the exons ATGTCTGAAATCTataa ACTTATTCATCcagttaaatatttcaatgattACCTGTCTCGGAATATACGTCCTGATGGAAGAAAGTTTAGTGAACAGCGAAACatcaaattaaatgtaaattctCTGAAAACTGCAGACGCTTCAGCTGTAGTCAAATGTGGAAATACCACAATTGTATGTGGGATTAAgctg GAATTAGCTACACCCAAAGCTGAACAACCTGATCAAGGTTTTATAGTAACCAATGTGGAGCTTCCACCATTGTGttcatcaaaatataaacCTGGCCCTCCTTCAGACTATGCTCAAGTAACAAGTTACTTGGTGTCAGACATTATGGTAAATTCAAAATGTGTAGATTTAAAAGATCTATGTATAACATCCGACAAGCTGGCTTGGGTATTGTATTGTGATATGGTGTGCTTAGATAATGATGGGAGCCTAGTAGATGCTTGTATCATTGCACTGATGGCAAGCTTGAAAACAG ttacaCTACCTTCTGTTACCTATAATGATGAAActgaagatataaaaatagatactAATGTCAGAAAACCTCTAAAGGTACATGGATTGCCTGTGGCTAGCAGCTTTGctgtttataaacttttacaagA TGAAGTTTTACTAGTAGACCCATCTTCATATGAGGAAGAAATGTGTGGAGGTATTGGATCAAACTTTATTGTATGCTGTAACAATGGATTACTTTGTGGGACACAAAAATTTGGTGGAAGTGATCTCTCCACTGAATGCCAGGAAAAAGCTCTTAAGATAGCAAAGGATAGAGCTAGTTTAGTTGAAGAAGTGATTGATACTTGTTTGAAACATGaacttgaaattaaataa